Part of the Nicotiana sylvestris chromosome 5, ASM39365v2, whole genome shotgun sequence genome is shown below.
cAACTTGGGTCCACGTTCCCCAAATCAACCAATACCAAAATTTGATGACCCATAACCTAtcgagtccaaatatataatttgtttccaAAATCGAGTCCAAATCGGTactcaaaatcccaaaatacACTCTCTTAAAGTGTACACAAAAGCCCAAATTTTccttcaaaatttcatattttaggtgTAGAAATCCATGAGGATTCAGTATATAAAATCAAATCCAAGTGAAAATTCCTTACCTCTAATGTATTAGTGGAATTGCTCTTCAAAATCTTTCCCTCTCAAAGTCCAGGGCTCAAGATAAGAAAGAATGGGTAAAAGCCCGAAATGTCATCTTAAATAATTTGCCCAGAagtacccttcgcgaatgcggcacAAGCCTCGCGTTCATGTAGAACAAAACGTTGCTGCCCATAAAATACACTAAGCTATCGTGAAAGAGCCCATGTGATCGCAAAGGTTTGCTACTCCTACAACATCGCAAACGCGTCTGACTAACTGCGAACGTGATGACCAAACACCAGCCACGCTCTCCATCTATGCGAACATGATCAAAGACATGCAAACATATAGGCCATCCTGCTAACAGTACGCAAATGTGAAGGAACCCATGTGAACGCAAAGCACATAGCCCTAGCTGGACACATCTCTCGACAATTGCGAGCCTAGCACCACAATCGTTAAGCACTGCAAAACACCAGCAACTCAGCTACTCTAAAACATATAGAAATGGTTCGAAACCAAAActaaaacacacccgagcccctcaGAACCCCGTCCAATTATTCCACAAGTCCAACTACAAtatccaaacttatccaaaaGCTCAAAATACCACAAATAACATCAAGATATGAATCGAAGATCAAAATCATTCTCTTAACTTTCAAACATTCCAACTTCGCCGAACTCATCCAAATAAAACTTATATATTTCGGATCACaaccaaactttgcacacaagtttaAGTACACCAAATGAAACTAACCAAAGCCCCAAACCCCAATAACTTAAAAGTCAACTCCTGCTTAAACCTATGAACTCTCAAATCACTCTCCAACcttccgaaaccaaaccaaccaaaCCGCAAGTCacaaaacaacaaataaataaacaagaaacatCAAACATGGGGTATGGGGCTCCAATACACAAAATGACCAGCCGTGTCATTATATTATCCTCCACTTAAACAtgcattcgtcctcgaacattccaagagtcgttccaaagccatcaaatAACTGCATAATCTTATCATACACACAAACCTGAGCAATCCCATTCCACCTCAATCCATATAAGTCCATTAACATAATCGAACAGAACATTCTTCCTTCCACATTAGCCTACAAtccttagaaccaaattccaaCATTTAGAACTCCCTCTTAGATCTGATTCTTATATAAATACACTGTATCAACCCCTATGAGTTGTATCAACTGTAAACATATCCCTAAGGTATAACCACATGACGTACCCCAAAACTCATGTACTCATTACACTATTTTCTTACCATAATAGTTGCTCATTACCAAATCAGGTACCGGTAATATGCCTTATATCAAATAGAACCTTGTTCTAAACCTTCGCAACATTATTAATGATAAAAGAAACTTGTAGAAACTTATAACCACCCGTCAAATCAATAAGTCGTGGAGTTCTCTCATTTGACAAGAACCCATATTGTACATATCTCTTTCGACACAAAGCTTATTCGGAATAGTCAATTTATAATGAACAACTGGGGACTTACAAGAACATCATGGGATTTAATTCTAAGAGATAAGTTTAGTTAACATACCTTTCTTGAGATTTCCTTACATTAATACAATGTTCTggaaattctagcaacttcaatctatttagaaacataatgtcacgaccctaaacccggacccgatcgtgattgtgcctctcgtgaagacaaggccagccgactctTTCTCATTTCAGTTTTAAACAATTAATAATAAGAATTTAAGTAATTTAACATAATAAAACCCCAAAATACAGTGAATAATACAATTTTGCGGAAATacaaaccaacacagcccaatactggggtgtcactagtcaggaacatctaaacaatccggaatactcagagaaatctacagagtttaatacagtaaCTAAGAACATGgagaataagatagggaagaagctccAGGTTGTGAACGCCGacaactacctagagactcctcggatccgcctgagctggaaagatcagcactcgggagcaggACTAGATGCGcccgaatctgcacacgaggtgcagggagtaaagtgagtactccaactcagtgagtaataatcataaataaggactgaaagtaggaaatcacgtaaagcacatttgcagactataatgaagcagtaaaaccagtgaaagatatgtgAAAGTATCTCGAATTAAACTTCACGaaaacctttttcaacaatttaagcaagtaaatgacaggcaattaatgaaaataaacacataaaggctcgcccctcgggcatagtatcaacaaatcctcCACTTAGGCAATATcgcagaacaataccagcccctcgagctatatctcacatcacaatgggtacccgcgctcactgggggtgtgcagactcctggaggggccccttatagcccaagcgcaatatcaagccatctcgtggcatcatcaataggctctcggcctcatatcaatcaagctacctcgtggcgtacatatctcaggctctcggcctcataatcaatatcaaatgtttcttcacaacataggccatcgaccttactcagtcaaaattatcacaagccactcgagcaatagtaaaatatgattctcagcccaaaatatcatttaaagtgttaaaatagagtaaacatggctgagtacgaaaacaatgaaatataacatgactgagttcaagtataaagccaaaacagtaaggaaatatcaataaaagtcccctaagggttcaaatagttggcattcagcccaaataatgatgataacaaacagatttcagtcaaatactaTTGGCCCAAGTTcaagtgaagttttgaagaatgacaaatgaacacAGTCATGGACTAGGTTCATTATGTGAGGCATAGTATTTATCAACCTAGACATGTGAGATAcacatgaaggagataagtctcagtaatcaagcagcaatatctacTGAACTGATCGAAAATGTTGCATATTGGATGaggagagaaagtctccttatggtAAGAGGACACAATCACACAATCTGGATAAATGATAGGGTTGGAATTTGTATTGAACGACGACTCAACTTCGATGGAAGATCAACAATTGAgctcaatcaaactctgattactaactcattaaataacaatgattgttctcttttacaggtgttgcacatacgcagaagttaaacgtgaatatGGAGCAAAATAGCAatgctttttgcaagcagttcgtgtgtaattcaagtgtgcaaacctgaagctacttgaacgagatagaagaactagCTCCGTTgtgtttattcttattctagttcaattgtagtacgtgggttaaagttgtaccttttcagctttcatagaagcatttgtaataggtacttcgagtgttcaagttataggctaaTTTGAaggtgtcgcaacagttgaggctatgtgctacacagggattagagttaatccttaggtttacaaagagttttgtaaatgctattttgactcagtgattttagtgtatgtttgggaaaatcctactgagtagtaggtcgtggttttttcaccttttgagccaggtgttttccacgtaaaaatctctgtgttctttattttctgtacttttaattccgcaacagtagcagttagaacacctagaagaaccaggttcttctagatcgAAAAATTGGGTACCATACAAAttacccccctcttgtgtggtattgacgtttagaacatcaattggtatcagagcgggttatccttgaagaggctaacaccttaggaaaagatcaacatgagtgcaccacctaggaactaggaagggcaatccactgccagGCCTCCACTATTCAATGGACAGTACTACtcctggtggaagaacaggatgaaggATCACATTGTAgaagaagactatgaactctgggacatagtcactgatggtcctttGGCAACTACAATGAAAAATGAGGAAGGAGTGGTTGTGCCAAAGACAAgggctgactgcactgctgaagacctaaaaaagtgggagaaaaatgctaaggccaagaaatggcttatgtatggactaggtccagatgagtacagtagGATCCAAAGCTGTACTActgccaaggagatatgggacactttgcaagtggctcatgaaggagcACCTCAAGTGAAAAGATCCAGAGGAACACtattgtattctcaatatgagaattttactatgaaggaaggagaaactatccaagagatgtatactaGGTTCActacactgacaaatgaacttaagtcccttggaaggattattcttgaagaagacaaggttgagaaaatcctgacaagggttctgccagtctcatgggaaagcaaaatcacggcCATTCAGGAATCCAAGAATATTGCTACTCTCAGACTAGATGAACTAATTGGAAATCTTACTGCTTATGAattgagaaggcaaaccatgaagatggatacaCCCAAGAAGGAGAGAAGCCTAgctctcagaattgctgaaggttcagatctggaagATGATGAGATGTTTATGATCACTAGAGAattcaaaaagtacctgatgagaggaaagggttcttcaagaggtacaaccttcaacaagtTAAGAGCTTCTGAGAAACAGACCAATAAGGgttgctacaagtgtggtaagactgatcacatgatcaagaactgcccTCTAtaggaaattgagtggaagaaagaaagggctgaacgaaggaacaggttcaaccaaaaaggaacaaaggttcaaccaaggctatggttgctgcttggggagaaacttCAGATAAAGATTCGGAAGATGAAGCTGAAGAAGAGCAAGCACTGATGGCCATCatagaatcagatgatgaacaagaggtaagtatccttcatctcaaaaataagattaaatttttgtctaaagaaaagtTGGCTGAGCTACTACTAGACTTCATTGATaagtctgagataattaacaatgagaaagaagttctgtctagggaatgtatgatcctaaaagcaaaatgcaaaagtctagagtctagggctaatgagagtgataaaacaaatgctgagttgaagaaccaggttcttgaacttgataacagtgtcctagaacttaggtctgaaaacttaaaactgaaactaggaacaggaaagaagaaagctgatcaaACATATCTCACTCTAGAAGAAAACTTGGGGAAAACGAAAgatgaattgtataagaaagatGAACTCATCAAAGTCCTGAAGGAAGATCTAGGAAAGgtgaaacatgaactagacagaacttgcaagtggaacaaggcttctgatgcactctctTGGCTGCAAGagcatcacagtagcaacaaaagaggacttggctatggaaCTCAAGCTCCAAAATGGGACTCTataagcaagtacctcactcttcctgaaaataAAATTTGCACACATTGTGGCAAGGCTGGCCATtataaaaatgaatgtaatgcaaaagaaaaggccagtcaaaagaacaaagtctttgttcaagagaaaaacaagctgCCTGGGTGGGCAAGAAGGAATATGATTcatccttttgcctatagaaagggactcaaactagtttgggttcctaagactaacccctgatttctttttgcaggtccaagtgaaaggGAGGATCCAAATATGGtatatggatagtggctgctcaaaacatataaCTGGGAATAaggaccagttcctttcacttgaggacttaaaaggaggtaatgtctccatTGGTAAtggaaagaaaggtgagatcattggggttggaaaggtaggcaaAACAGATTCTCATTCCATAGAGAATGTCTacctgatagatggcttgaaatatagcctaataagTGTGTCACAATTGTGTGTTAGAGGTAATCTTGTAGCttttacctctaccaaatgctttgtgattaaccttatcACTGACAAAAttattttgcagggaaaaagagttaacaatatttacattgtagatttgtctacactctcagaaaatgaactcacttgcttaagtgtgttggttaatgatcccctcctgtggcacaaaagacttggtcatgcaagtctaaatcagctaaacaaattagtctctaaagtcttggtgatagggttacctaatatcaagttcaaggaagacaaagtttgtgaggcacgtgcaagggggaagcaggtaagatcatctttcaaaagcaagaaaatggtaagtacaaacaagtcgttggaactggtccatatggatctatgtggtccaatgagaaccatgagcagaggtggaaagaaatatgtaatggtgcttgtcgatgattattctagatttacccgGGTTCTATTTATAACCTCCAAATATGAAGCATTCGACATATTTATTgtatttgttagaaaaactcagaaacaattaggaaatcaacttgcacccattaggtctgatcatggaactgaatttgaaaattccaagtttgctgaattctgtgatgaaaatggtatagatcataatttctcttcccctaggacccctcaacaaaatggagtagttgaaaggaagaatagaactctgGAGGACATGGATAGAACCATGCTGCTTTCTAGTAAATTTCCCCACAACTTTTGGGCAGAGAccgtaaacactgcatgttacataatcaatagatgcatgaccaGACCTctggtagagaagactccctatgagttacttaaagggagaaaaccaaacatATCCCATATTAGGTCATTTGGTTGCAAGTGctatgtgcacaataatggaaaagactccctaggtaagtttgatcccagaagtgatgagggataTCCTTGGGATATTATTCACATAGCAAAACATATAAAGTGTTTaataaaagaactatgtgtgtataagaaagtgtacatgtagtatttaatgaaactaacattctttctaagagacaggaacatgaagatgaagccattggattggtaaaggaatTGACTGAATCCCCAACACAAGTCAAAGTGGcatcaaaagaaggaacaggtgatggaacaggtccttcaaatcagggcaacctgacagggggaactaatCAAGGAGAAATTGAATCAAACCCCCTAGAGGAACTTGTTCATAaacctgttcctcagcaacagaacatgggagagatatctagcagaaaccagttgtttgtgaaacctcacaagtatcaaagttctcatcccattgagaacattatTACTGATCCAatatctggagtcaaaactagatcacagctaaagaatctgtgtgcttttgatccTTTCCTATCTCTTaatgaacctaaaaatgttgttgaggctttgcaggatgcatattgggtgaatgcaatgcaagatgaactcaaccaatttgaaagaagtcaagtttggcatctagttctgaaacccaaggacagatcagtcattggtacaaaatgggtcttcagaaacaaacttgatgaagatagaacagttacaagaaacaaagCAAGACTGGTGGTACAAGGATACAACCAAGAGaagggcatagactatgatgaggcatttgctccagttgcaagactagaggcaatcagacttctcatagcctttgcagcacacatggaattcactcttcatcagatggatgtcaaaagtgtctTCCTCAATGGCTacctaaaggaagaagtgtttgtgaaacaacctccagggtttgagatcaaggaatgtcctgagcatgtgtacaagttagacaaAGCTCTTTATAGGCTCAAGCAGGCCCCAAGAGCTTGGTATGAACGACTATCCAAATTCCTActggagcatggttacaaaagaggtaaaattgatagtaccttatttttaagggaaaaaggaaaagatCTCCTTGTTGTGCAaatatatgtggatgacatcatattTGGGGCTACCACTGATAGGCTGAGTAAGGACTTTGCAAAACTAATGGgcagtgagtttgaaatgagcatgatgggtgagcttaacttctttttaggcttgcagatcaaacaaagtccaaatggaaccatgatccatcagcagaagtataCAAAAGAGctaatcaaaaagtttaaaatggaggaatctaaagaaatagacacacccattgcaactgccaccaAATTAGatattgatgaacctggttcatcagtcgatcaaaagttgtataggggtatgattggttcactatTGTATCTTACTGCAAGCAGACCTGACATCGTTtttagtgtagggctttgtgctcgttttcaggTAAATCCAAAAGAGTCCCACTTGACTGCGGTAAAGAGGACACTAAGATatctgaaaggcaccactgatatGTGTCTCTGgtatcctaaaggtagtaattttgaTCTAGTtggatatgttgatgctgattatgcaggtttcttaGTGGACAAgaaaagcacctcaggtatggcacatttccttggttcatgtcttgtgtcatgggctaccaaAAAGCAAAATTCTGTGGCCCTATCTAATGCTGAAGCTGAGCATGTTGTTGTTGCTTCCTGTTGTGCTAAtttgctatggatcaaacaacagctggtagattttggaaTTGAAGTGGGATGTATTCCAATATTCTGTGATAACaatagtgctataagtatgacaaagaaccctgttcatcataagagaactaagcacatagatgttagacaccacttcttaagagataactatgagaaaggattggtTTCAATAGAATTCtatgctactgataaacaaatagctgacatcttcactaaagcactgagtagagaaaactttgagaggaacaagtTGGtgttagggatgattaagatcacctaataggtccgGTTCAGAATgcataatgaaaaaaaaaatattttttggttaGGAGTTCTAACTTTGTGTAAACATCTAGATCAATtcttactcagtttcatactttaattagtatactcttgTGACATGTGTATGACTCACTAATCTCTTACAAAGTTTCTTCTAttttggcatttgaggcatgttcaagagagttctatataaagaacctggttcatcagtatgtgttcatatgaaaagctcaggtatgttttctatactctgcacaattagaaagattatttttctaatcatgagcagaagtcctacatTTATCAAATTCCCAGAAATTCTATCCGTTGAGCATTGCACCAATTTTGTTCCCCTAGAACATTAAAAACCGAGATTTTTACCTAAAATCTAGAGATGCCTAATAATCACTAAGAGACCGGAATTACATCTTGATTAGACTTCTAATTGGCCTCTGAAAAAGCTGTTGTTACTGCATTTAAGTCTAATCATCTTTAAATACATGACACACCTCTTCTTCATTAGTCCATAACCGTCAAAACTCTTCTCAAGTTCTGATCGCCCTTCTTCtatccaaaattcccaaatttttcTTAAGAAACAATCCACCATGACTAACCCCCAAGATTATCCTAGCACTCCCCCACCAGTATCTGACTCAAGATTTGAGTCTGAAGCTTTTATTTCTGCCAGTGAAGGAGAAGTATATGGGTCTTTTGACACTGCCAAAATTCAAGAACCCCCTGGTGAGGTAAGTTCTTATGTGGTACTCTCTACTATGGTTGAAAATGTAGAAAATAGGTTTGTCTTGGTTGGTCCTGTCAAAGATGTAAAGGGGGTTGAATCTAGTAGAAGTGaaggtaaaaagaaagaaaaagagggaGAGGGAGCAAGTGGTGATGAGAGGGGAAATGGGAAAGAAAAAGTTCTGGCTATCTGTGGAGGTGTTGAAGAAGGCGGCAACAAGTCaaggggaagtggttctggggagGTGGCTGAAGGGCTTGTGCATCTAAGCAAGCAacaagatgaacctggttcatctgttgaggAAACACTGGCTGATCTTCTGAAGAGGGTTGGGGccagttatgatccaaagaagcGTAAAGCTTCCACACAAAAGGCTCCAACTTCTTCCAAgccaacaaagaaaagaaaaatgtcaTCCCCAAAACCTACTGTACCTTCAGTACCTAAGGAAAGAGCCACTAGAAGCAGGGTCAGACAAAGTGAAGCTGAGTTACAGAAAGCTCtagaagaaagcaagaagaaaaagaaggagaagGGAAAAGCAAAGGCTGTAGAGAGTTttgaggttgcagaagaagaagaagaagagatggaactggtccatcaagaaaggggaAAAACTGTGGAGGTTCCTATACCCAAACCAAAAAGGGCCAaggcttcttccaagaagtcttcctctgaaCCTGTATCTGATGAACCCTCTTTAGCCAAAAGAACCAAATCTGCAGTGAAAGGTAAGCAAGTAAAAATtactgaggaagaagaagaatagagtggagaagaataagaagaagaggaATCTGAAAAGGAACAAGATAGGTTTGCCATCTTTGGCAGAAGAATTTTTTTGAAAGGAAGACTATTGAGAGACCTGGATGAGCCAGGAATGAGAAAACTGGTGGACGCCCTAGCTGCACAaggttggaaggacatggtccttgaaATGGATGGGAGGCTACCTAGGAAAGAATTGATTGAGTTTATGGCCAATGCCACAATGAAGAATGGGGTAGTCACCAGTATAGTGAAAGGAGTAAGGGTGCAGTTTGATGCACTCAAATTGGGTAAGATTCTAGACATACCTAGTGAGGGGTATGATCAttatacaaggcaaaggtggccatgTATAGATTCTTTCCCTACTGCTCTTCAAGTCACTAGGAATTTTTGTGATGCCACAACTGCTGAAGATGTGCCTGAAGCCAGGTTTGTGCAGAAACGTGAGATGAGGCCTGAGCacaaggtcttgtttgaatttgttaacAAGTGCCTACTGCCCAGATAGGAGAGGAGGCACACTGCCAACTACATGGACttggttcttatggagtgcattgTGAGAGGAATGCATATCAAATTGGCCTACCTTTATTGTCAAATTActagacagggtcataaatggctccaaggctcatgccaCCCTATATGGGTTCATATTGACTACTGTTCTGGATAGGCTGAATATgcctttgaagaaatgggagatgGCATCAATCAAGGAACACTTTGGCGTCAAGACTCTTCTAgcttgtgactatccagtcaatgcCACCCCAGTTAAACCTGGTTCATCCCTGAAGACACTGTGAACAGCAAGGTTAGGGCTTTGGTTCAAGAGTGTGGAtctaaggatgctgaaattgctcGGCTCCAGGCTCGTGTAGCTGAACTGGAAACTGAAAGAGATGGCCTTAGAATTGagctagcaaaagaaaaggaaaagagtgaTGGGATGCTTCAGAATATGCTCAACCTTCTCCAAACCCAGccctctagttcctccaagccttaggatgTCCAGTTGTTGTCTTCTGAACCAAACTAGTACCCctagtgacccagattagggactttttcgtttttttgctcatgctttggaagtttttctttctttttgtggtttGTTGGTGGAAACATATCTTATCAATGACAGCTGCTGTTTCTCTTGTTCTATAAAGATTTTGCTCTTAATAGTTTGAATATGTTTGTTGATTATTAATGATTTCATCCATGTTTTCACTTGCAGTTGCCcaagtggccatgagtaatttACTAAAATCTGGGATTCACAATgcatgcaacttttcgatgatgccaaaagggggaagagatattgtgctttactctTTATTCtgaataatgtgatatttataacctaattacatctggtccttgatgataagttaaAATTCTAAGTTAATGTGTTGATGGTCAAGCTGAGTTCCTACAGGTTCTTTGATTagtaaaagcacagagtttgtcatcatcaaaaagggggaatttgttggccaagttcaggtgaagttttgaagaatgacaaatgaactcagtcatggaccaggttcaTCATGTGAGGCATAGTATTTATCAACCTAGACATGTGAgatacacgtgaaggagataagtctcagtaatcaagcaacaatatctcctgaactgattgaaaggttgcatattggataaggagagaaagtctccttatgggAAAAGGACAAAATCACACAATCCAGATAAATGATAGGGTTGGAGTTTGTATTGAACAACGACTCAACTTCGATggaagatcagcaattgagtctcaatcaaactctgattactaactcattaaataacagtgattgttctcttttacaggtgttgcacatacgcagaagttaaacgtgaatagggagcaaaatagcaatgctttttgcaagcagttcgtgtgtaattcaattgtgcaaacctgaagctacttgaacgagatagaagaaccagttacgttgtgtttattcttattctagttcaattgtagtaggtgatttaaagttgtaccttttcagctttcatagaagcatttgtaataggtactttgagtgtccaatttataggctaacttgaaggtgttgcaacagttgaggctgtgtgctacacagggattagagttaatccttaggtttataaagagttttgtaaatgctat
Proteins encoded:
- the LOC138868816 gene encoding uncharacterized protein produces the protein MKDHIVEEDYELWDIVTDGPLATTMKNEEGVVVPKTRADCTAEDLKKWEKNAKAKKWLMYGLGPDEYSRIQSCTTAKEIWDTLQVAHEGAPQVKRSRGTLLYSQYENFTMKEGETIQEMYTRFTTLTNELKSLGRIILEEDKVEKILTRVLPVSWESKITAIQESKNIATLRLDELIGNLTAYELRRQTMKMDTPKKERSLALRIAEGSDLEDDEMFMITREFKKYLMRGKGSSRGTTFNKLRASEKQTNKGCYKCGKTDHMIKNCPL